The genomic window ATAGGCCAACAATATCAATGATATGGCGGAAAATAATAAAGAAGGGGTCGTTAAGTCCAACATAATTCTATACTTTAATTATATGTATAACGTTAATTTGAGTATCTTTGTTCTTAATCATCGTCGCAAAGATACGAATTATGTTGTGTAAAACGAGGGGGATTGTCTTGCATACGATCCCTTACAATGATAAATATTCTATTATATATATGTATACGGAGGCGTTTGGCCGGGCCTCGTATCTGGTTAGTCGTAGCCGAGGGAAGAAAAGCACGGTATCGAAGGCTTTGTTTATACCTTTGTCCGTTCTGGAAATGGAGGTGGAGCACTTGAATAAGCGGGACTTGCACCGGATTAAGGAGACCCGCATTTGTTTTCCGCTGAATGATGTTTGTTGTGATCCGGTTAAGAATGTATTGGCGCTTTTCCTCTCGGAGGTTCTTTTTAGGGTCGTGAAAGATACGGAGCCGGATCCCCGTTTATTTGATTATTTATACGAGTCCATACATCTATTGGAGTATGCGGATAAAGGTATCGCTAATTTTCATATGGTTTTCTTGTTAGGTCTTCTCCACCATCTCGGTATTTTCCCGAATATGGAATCGCATAGGGTGGGATATTATTTCGATATGTTGAATGGGGTGTTTACGGATCATATCCCGATGCATCGGCATTATTTAAATAAGGTGGAGAGCGCTTTCTTTTCCCGTTTGCTGCGTATCAGTTTTGAGAATATGTCGCTTTATGGTTTTTCCCGGCAAGAGCGGGCCCGTATTATTCATCGTATTCTTGAGTATTACCGTCTACATCTCCCGGATTTTCCGGAAATCAAATCGTTATCGGTGATGCAAAGCTTATTTGATTGATCTATTTGATGTTATATTAGCTCTTGAAAACACGTACGTGTTTTTTGAAAAAGACGTACATGTTTTTCCGGAAACACGTACATGTTTTTTCGGAAATAATGAGAAGCTTCCGGATAGGCGGGAAAAACATCCGATAACGGTTGCCTATTTGAGGAAAAGATTATACTTTTGCAATCTCAAAAGAGTTGGTCTTGTAGTTCAACGGATAGAATAGAAGTTTCCTAAACTTTAGATCCGGGTTCGATTCCCGGCGAGACTACTATATGAATATTAGATGTATTTCCACAAGCTCGTTGTTCATGCAATCTTCGTTTGTCATAGCTGTAATGTCTTAATTTTGATCTTATGGAACTTTATCAAGTATTTTCTCGCCGATCATGGGTGTAAGAAGTTTATAGGATTGCGGTTTTGATGCTTTATGGATATTTTCCAGTGGCTCGTACCAAGGATGTTTGCTCAAGGCATATTTGGAATGATGTACCGTGAGCACCTGTTTGGGGTGCAAATCTTTGATAGCGAGTGGAAGATCATCAGGCATTAGATGTATATAACGCCAGTCTTCATTATATTGTCCGTTTTCCATGATGGCTAGATCTATTTGTGGAAATCTTTTGCCGATCTCCGCAAAATGGGTATCGTACCCTCCGTCTCCCGATAGATATATTTGTTGCTTACCGTCTATCATAAATGAGGCCCATAGCGTTTGGGCGTTTTTTAATAATCGGTTTGAGAAATGACGGGCGGGCAAGCAGTATATTTGGCAGTCGTTATCAATGCGATAACTATCATACCAATCCATTTCCACGATGTGTTCCGGAGAGAATCCCCAATATTCAAAATATTCCCCTACGCCTAGTCCGCAGATTATGGTTCCTATACGATCTTTCAGTTGTTTAACCGTATAATAATCCAAATGATCCCAATGCTCGTGGGTAATTATCAAGAAATCAATATCAGGGATGTCCTCCGGCTTGTAGAGATCTGTGCCTTTAAATGGCTGAAACATCAAGGAGGCCGGAAACCTATTTGTTAATACGGGATCTATCAGAAATCGCTTGCCCCCGTTTTGGATCAAATAAGATGAATGACCAAACCAAATAACAAGGTCTTCATTTCGGTCCAGATGAAGTAAATCCGTTTTTACGGTCGGTAAACTTTTATGGGGTTTTAAATCGGGTTGTTTTCCAAAGAAGAAGTCCCAAAATACTTGTACCCCTCCTTTTTTCATCGTTGTAGTTGGTGTAAGATGGATATTATGGAATTTCCCATCCCGGTAATTGGGCGAGCGCTTGATTCGCTCCAATCTCTCTCCCCGGGGTAAATGTCCGAATGCGGGATGGTAGAATATAATGGATGCCGTCCCTATCAGTAAAACTACAAATAGTAGAATTGAGATCATAACTTTTTTATGTTTCATTTTTACGATCGTGGAGAGTTGGGACAAGGCCGGCGCCTCTATGTGATTGAGTACATAATTGGTAGTGTATTCTTTAATAGGCCTTAAACGTTACCCATTCGCCATTATATAGACATTTAAAAGTCCGACCACTAATCCATACGTTCTCTAGTGTTGTTTGGCCGTCTTCATAGTCCATATAAAGTATATCGGTATAGTAATTGTCCCAGTCCCAGTAGAATGGAATTTCCTCTCGATCTATGCGTCCGCTTGGGTAATGATAAATTCTTGTATCCCATCCTTTCCCATCCGGATTAAATGTAAGTTGCTGCTCACAATCCAAGCCGTCTACGACAAACCAATCTGTCCATACATAATTACATAAATCATAGGTGATTTCCTCATACGGATCATAATACGGATCCTCCTCGCAACTACTGAACCCGCATAAGACGGCGATCAATAAGAATATGTTTATTAAATATCTTTTAGCCATAACTCTATACCTTTAAATACGATTCGGAGGTAAAGATACAAATTTAAGGAAAGGATATTTCTTTTTTTTATATCTTTAGCGCAAAATTTTCAGATATATGCAAAAAACATTACGCATTAAGAACGATATTCATGAGCTTTCCATGATGAATGAGTTCTTGGAAGAAGCTGGAGAAGAATTGGGATTAAGCACCGCTTTCATGATGAGCCTGAATCTGGTGATGGAAGAAGCTGTCTCAAATATAATTTTTTATGCGTATAAGGGAGATGTTGAGGATGCCGTAGACATTTCGTTGGTCAGGGAAGGTGGGGAATTGATCGTGACTTTGATAGATCATGGGATTGCTTTCGATCCGACTTTAAGAAAAGACCCTGATATTACTTTATCTGCCGAAGACCGTCCAATCGGAGGGTTGGGTATTTTCTTGATCAAGAAGATTATGGATGAGGTCTCTTATCAGAGAGTAGATGAGCGGAATGTCTTTATCATGAAGAAAAAAATAACCGAATAAAATATAAAGATATGGAAGTAGTTATTGACCAAAAAGGCGAAGAGACTGTAATTAAGATCAAAGGAAGATTGGATACGAATACGGCTCGCGAATGCGAGGAAAAGGTTTTGCCGGTATGGGAGAATCCGGGAGTAAAAGTATGTGTCGATTGTTCTGATTTGGAATATGTGAGTAGTGCGGGCCTCCGATTGTTTTTAATATTACAAAAAATGACGACTGCCAAGAAAGGGTCTTTACGTTTGATCGGTATGCGGAATGTGGTTCGTGAGACCTTTAGTTTGACGGGATTTAACGCTCTCTTCAAGATAGAAGACGCAAAATAAGTGTGAAGGTTAGGAAAAAGGTAGCCGGTGTGTCAAATTTGGCACACCGGCTTTGTATTAATCTTTTAGATCTTTGTCGATGGGGCTATCCCATTTGCCACCGTTTAATATATCAAGGGTGAAGGTATCGTCTGATTCCTTCGGGGTGTAGAGAATCCCAGTATAACGAATAATGTGATTTATGAGAGGCAGGATGTCATTAACCTCTCTTTCCCGGGTTACTTCATTTATCTGATTTTTGGCCGAGAGGTGTGCTTTGAGCATGAATTCCGGAGCCGGGATAAACGTGAAGAAGGAATGGGAGAAATTTGTTTTCCCGATATCAGAGTCGTTAAAAGTGTCGGTTTGTGTATAAGGCGTGTTTTGAGAAATGCCATTCCCAGTGGTTAAGTCAATCTTGTTTTGATAATTGGAGACATTTATCGTGAAGCTTTTTAGGGCTTTAGGTACGCCATCGGCGGATATGAACTCTATTTTGCCGACGATTCTTTGTAAGGTGATATCTTTAATGATTCTTTCTCCCGCTTGTACTTCTTGGGTGAGAAAAAGATGAAACGTATCTGAGACTTTACTGAATAGTGCGGTTTGTCCGGACACGGAGATATTCTTGTCTGAGTGGGCTAGGAAACAAATATGATAGTCGCCGGAGGGCAGTGAATCATAAATGATCGTGAAATCCGGATCTTGAGGCGTGAATTGCTTATGTTTTACCAGAATGTCCGGTTTTCCGCTTTGGTATACGATATAATCGATCCGGTTGTATAAATTATCCGGATCGATATCCGGTGTAGAAGGATCTTCTTCGGCATCGGGATTTTGGGGAATAGGCTCAGGGATATTCAGCTCGGGAATACTCTTGGTTACGGGGAAGGGTAATACTTCCTTTTGTAAATCGATCGTAAACTGTATGGGGGATAATTCCTCTTGTAGGTCGGGGTTAGGTACTTCCTTTTCCGTTCCATTACAACAACAAAAACAAAGCAGACAGGCGATAGCCACTAATTCATTTTTCTTCATAGTTGATATTTTTGGTAAATGTTTGACGCAAAGGAACGATATATTTTGTGAATTAAAAAATATTAAGCTGTTAAATTGGCGTACGCAGGGTTATTTTTCATAGCTTTGTGAATCAACAATGTAATTACCTTAGTTTAATAAAACGGAATAATACCATGAAACGAAAAATCAGAATGGGAATGGTCGGTGGAGGACAAGGCTCGTTTATCGGGGCCGTTCATCGTATCGCCGCTAATTTAGACGGACAGATCGAGTTGGTCTGTGGATGCTTCAGTTCTCGCCCGGAGAATTCATTGGCTACCGGACAATCTTTATTTTTACCGGATAATCGTATTTACGCATCTTATCAGGAAATGATAGAGAAAGAGGCCACCCTGCCTGAAGGCGAACGGATGGATTTTGTGTCTATCGTTACCCCGAATCATGTGCATTTCGGTCCGGCCATGATGGCGTTGGAACATGGTTTCCATGTCGTACTGGATAAACCGATGACATATACCTTGGATGAGGCGAAGCAATTACGAGACAAAGTGAAGGAAACCGGAAAATTGTTTATGCTGACTCATACCTATACCGCTTACCCGATGGTGAAGGAGGCTCGGGAAAGGGTACGCAGGGGCGATTTAGGTAAGATACGCCGTATTTATGTGGAATATCCTCAAGGCTGGCTATATAATGACTGCGCTGATGTTAATAAGCAGGCGGCTTGGCGGGTGGATCCCAATCGGTCGGGTAAGGCCGGTTGCATGGGGGATATCGGGACTCATGCGTTTAATCTGGCGGAATATATAACAGGGCTGAAGGCCGTGGAATTATGCGGTGAATTGAATACCTTCGTGCCGGATCGTCTTTTGGATGATGATGGGGCGGCATTGATCCGTTATGAGGGAGGCGCGAAAGGGGTGCTGACCGCTAGTCAGATCGCCGTAGGTGTAGAGAATGGCTTGAATATTCGTGTGTATGGAGAGAAAGGTGGGTTGGAATGGCGTCAAGAAGAACCGAATACGATGATTATGCGTTGGCCGGATCGTCCGGCGGAGATCATCCGTACTTCCAATGGATATATGTCGGGTATCGCCGCTCATAATTCCCGTACGCCGGGCGGGCATCCGGAAGGCTATATAGAGGCATTCGCTAATTTGTATCGGAATTTCGCCTTGGCTTTGCGATCGATTCTGGCTGGTGAGGAACCGGCTCCTGAAACCTTGGATTTCCCTTCCGCCGAAGACGGTGTCCGTGGCATGCGGTTTATCGAGACGATTGTAGCTACCGGATCGACAGAGAATAAATGGATAAAAATAATCGACTAAAAATAATACTATATATGGCACGTCCTGTAACATTATATACCCTCCAGTGGGGAGATTTATCACTGGAAACAGTTTGTCAAAAAGCGAAAGAATTCGGATACGACGGTGTGGAATTGGGACTTCCCGATCATGTGGATGTCCGACGTACGGATACGGCTTATTATCAAGGAATCAAGGATCTGTTAAAGAAATATGACTTACGGCTTTATGCGATCTCTACCCATCTGGTTGGACAAGCTGTTTGCGATAATATCGATGAGCGTCATAAGGCAATCTTGCCGGATTACATTTGGGGAGATGGCGATCCGGAAGGGGTTCACCAACGGGCTACCGAGGAGATGATCCGGACCGCCCATGCGGCAAAGATGTTGGGAGTCGATACGGTTGTAGGTTTTACGGGTAGTTCTATTTGGCATTATTTGTATTCTTTCCCTCCGGTAACGGACGCTATGATACAAAAGGGGTATGATGATTTCGCCCGTCGCTTTACGCCCATCTTGGATGAGTTTCAGAAACTGGGTGTACGTTTTGCGTTGGAGGTACATCCTACAGAGATCGCGTTCGATACTTTTTCCGCACGCAGGGCATTGGAGGCGGTAAATAACCATCCTGCTTTCGGTTTTAACTATGATCCGAGTCATCTAGGATATCAAGGGGTGGACTATGTGGATTTCATCTATCAGTTTCCGGAGCGTATCTTCCATGTGCATATGAAGGACGTATATTGGAGTGATACCCCTAAGCAGGTGGGTATATTCGGCGGTCATGTTACTTTCGG from Parabacteroides distasonis ATCC 8503 includes these protein-coding regions:
- the recO gene encoding DNA repair protein RecO; translated protein: MLCKTRGIVLHTIPYNDKYSIIYMYTEAFGRASYLVSRSRGKKSTVSKALFIPLSVLEMEVEHLNKRDLHRIKETRICFPLNDVCCDPVKNVLALFLSEVLFRVVKDTEPDPRLFDYLYESIHLLEYADKGIANFHMVFLLGLLHHLGIFPNMESHRVGYYFDMLNGVFTDHIPMHRHYLNKVESAFFSRLLRISFENMSLYGFSRQERARIIHRILEYYRLHLPDFPEIKSLSVMQSLFD
- a CDS encoding MBL fold metallo-hydrolase → MISILLFVVLLIGTASIIFYHPAFGHLPRGERLERIKRSPNYRDGKFHNIHLTPTTTMKKGGVQVFWDFFFGKQPDLKPHKSLPTVKTDLLHLDRNEDLVIWFGHSSYLIQNGGKRFLIDPVLTNRFPASLMFQPFKGTDLYKPEDIPDIDFLIITHEHWDHLDYYTVKQLKDRIGTIICGLGVGEYFEYWGFSPEHIVEMDWYDSYRIDNDCQIYCLPARHFSNRLLKNAQTLWASFMIDGKQQIYLSGDGGYDTHFAEIGKRFPQIDLAIMENGQYNEDWRYIHLMPDDLPLAIKDLHPKQVLTVHHSKYALSKHPWYEPLENIHKASKPQSYKLLTPMIGEKILDKVP
- a CDS encoding ATP-binding protein, with amino-acid sequence MQKTLRIKNDIHELSMMNEFLEEAGEELGLSTAFMMSLNLVMEEAVSNIIFYAYKGDVEDAVDISLVREGGELIVTLIDHGIAFDPTLRKDPDITLSAEDRPIGGLGIFLIKKIMDEVSYQRVDERNVFIMKKKITE
- a CDS encoding STAS domain-containing protein; this translates as MEVVIDQKGEETVIKIKGRLDTNTARECEEKVLPVWENPGVKVCVDCSDLEYVSSAGLRLFLILQKMTTAKKGSLRLIGMRNVVRETFSLTGFNALFKIEDAK
- a CDS encoding Gfo/Idh/MocA family protein, translating into MKRKIRMGMVGGGQGSFIGAVHRIAANLDGQIELVCGCFSSRPENSLATGQSLFLPDNRIYASYQEMIEKEATLPEGERMDFVSIVTPNHVHFGPAMMALEHGFHVVLDKPMTYTLDEAKQLRDKVKETGKLFMLTHTYTAYPMVKEARERVRRGDLGKIRRIYVEYPQGWLYNDCADVNKQAAWRVDPNRSGKAGCMGDIGTHAFNLAEYITGLKAVELCGELNTFVPDRLLDDDGAALIRYEGGAKGVLTASQIAVGVENGLNIRVYGEKGGLEWRQEEPNTMIMRWPDRPAEIIRTSNGYMSGIAAHNSRTPGGHPEGYIEAFANLYRNFALALRSILAGEEPAPETLDFPSAEDGVRGMRFIETIVATGSTENKWIKIID
- a CDS encoding sugar phosphate isomerase/epimerase family protein, which produces MARPVTLYTLQWGDLSLETVCQKAKEFGYDGVELGLPDHVDVRRTDTAYYQGIKDLLKKYDLRLYAISTHLVGQAVCDNIDERHKAILPDYIWGDGDPEGVHQRATEEMIRTAHAAKMLGVDTVVGFTGSSIWHYLYSFPPVTDAMIQKGYDDFARRFTPILDEFQKLGVRFALEVHPTEIAFDTFSARRALEAVNNHPAFGFNYDPSHLGYQGVDYVDFIYQFPERIFHVHMKDVYWSDTPKQVGIFGGHVTFGDPRRYWNFRSLGRGKINFEEIIRALNSIGYQGPLSVEWEDSAMDREHGARESCELVKRVDFQPSAHAFDACFGKE